A single Lactuca sativa cultivar Salinas chromosome 8, Lsat_Salinas_v11, whole genome shotgun sequence DNA region contains:
- the LOC111906958 gene encoding uncharacterized protein LOC111906958 isoform X1 has product MSLSCFRVHAILTIRYISHRLNLSHSNSRVRCSKRNMSQAEMVKMVNGSNCCSSKVVINDPKLLHQKKTAIRLAGPSKFQVIADFDNTLTKFWVDGFKGHSSHALLQQENPEYNAKRDELFNYYHPLEFDPEIPIDEKTKLMEEWWGKTHGLLIEGGLTYDAIRNSVAGAMIAFREGVVELFEFLEERDVPILIFSAGLADIIEEVLRQKLHRTFKNVKIVSNRMKFDETGNLVAFTGKLIHSLNKNEHALDMAASLHDQLGEIDDHVIDSASVKKRTNVLLLGDHMGDLRMSDGLNYETRISVGFLNNNIENSLDNYRKGFDIVYLDDAPMSGVVKLVSELFSSASD; this is encoded by the exons ATGTCTCTGAGTTGCTTTCGTGTACACGCCATTCTGACAATTCGCTACATTTCCCATCGTCTCAATCTCTCTCACTCCAATTCCAG GGTTCGTTGTAGTAAGAGGAACATGAGTCAAGCTGAAATGGTAAAAATGGTTAATGGTTCCAACTGCTGTTCGTCTAAGGTAGTCATCAATGATCCCAAGTTGCTTCATCAGAAAAAAACAGCTATTCGCCTTGCCGGACCCTCGAAATTCCAG GTTATTGCAGATTTTGACAACACACTGACAAAGTTTTGGGTTGATGGATTTAAAGGACACT CTAGTCACGCCCTCCTGCAACAGGAGAATCCTGAGTACAATGCAAAGAGAGATGAGTTATTCAACTACTATCATCCTTTAGAATTTGACCCTGAAATTCCAATTGATGAAAAAACAAAGCTCATGGAAGAGTG GTGGGGTAAGACCCATGGTCTCCTTATTGAAGGTGGCCTTACATATGATGCAATAAGAAACTCTGTAGCTGGTGCCATGATTGCTTTCAGAGAAGGTGTAGTTGAGCTTTTTGAGTTTTTAGAG GAGAGAGATGTCCCAATTCTTATATTTTCTGCAGGTCTAGCAGATATCATTGAGGAG GTTCTTCGTCAGAAACTTCATAGGACTTTCAAAAATGTTAAGATTGTATCAAACCGGATGAAATTTGACGAGACTGGTAACCTAGTAGCTTTTACAG GGAAGTTGATTCATAGTTTAAATAAGAATGAGCATGCTCTTGATATGGCTGCTTCTTTACATGATCAATTGGGTGAAATTGATGATCATGTGATTGATAGTGCCTCTGTTAAAAAGAGAACCAATGTGTTACTCCTTGGTGATCACATGGGAGACTTAAGAATGTCTGATGGTTTGAACTATGAAACCCGTATTTCTGTGGGATTTTT GAATAATAACATTGAGAACTCTCTTGATAACTACCGGAAAGGCTTTGACATTGTTTATCTA GATGATGCACCAATGTCTGGGGTGGTGAAGTTGGTCTCAGAATTATTTTCATCTGCTAGTGATTAA
- the LOC111906958 gene encoding uncharacterized protein LOC111906958 isoform X2, translating to MSQAEMVKMVNGSNCCSSKVVINDPKLLHQKKTAIRLAGPSKFQVIADFDNTLTKFWVDGFKGHSSHALLQQENPEYNAKRDELFNYYHPLEFDPEIPIDEKTKLMEEWWGKTHGLLIEGGLTYDAIRNSVAGAMIAFREGVVELFEFLEERDVPILIFSAGLADIIEEVLRQKLHRTFKNVKIVSNRMKFDETGNLVAFTGKLIHSLNKNEHALDMAASLHDQLGEIDDHVIDSASVKKRTNVLLLGDHMGDLRMSDGLNYETRISVGFLNNNIENSLDNYRKGFDIVYLDDAPMSGVVKLVSELFSSASD from the exons ATGAGTCAAGCTGAAATGGTAAAAATGGTTAATGGTTCCAACTGCTGTTCGTCTAAGGTAGTCATCAATGATCCCAAGTTGCTTCATCAGAAAAAAACAGCTATTCGCCTTGCCGGACCCTCGAAATTCCAG GTTATTGCAGATTTTGACAACACACTGACAAAGTTTTGGGTTGATGGATTTAAAGGACACT CTAGTCACGCCCTCCTGCAACAGGAGAATCCTGAGTACAATGCAAAGAGAGATGAGTTATTCAACTACTATCATCCTTTAGAATTTGACCCTGAAATTCCAATTGATGAAAAAACAAAGCTCATGGAAGAGTG GTGGGGTAAGACCCATGGTCTCCTTATTGAAGGTGGCCTTACATATGATGCAATAAGAAACTCTGTAGCTGGTGCCATGATTGCTTTCAGAGAAGGTGTAGTTGAGCTTTTTGAGTTTTTAGAG GAGAGAGATGTCCCAATTCTTATATTTTCTGCAGGTCTAGCAGATATCATTGAGGAG GTTCTTCGTCAGAAACTTCATAGGACTTTCAAAAATGTTAAGATTGTATCAAACCGGATGAAATTTGACGAGACTGGTAACCTAGTAGCTTTTACAG GGAAGTTGATTCATAGTTTAAATAAGAATGAGCATGCTCTTGATATGGCTGCTTCTTTACATGATCAATTGGGTGAAATTGATGATCATGTGATTGATAGTGCCTCTGTTAAAAAGAGAACCAATGTGTTACTCCTTGGTGATCACATGGGAGACTTAAGAATGTCTGATGGTTTGAACTATGAAACCCGTATTTCTGTGGGATTTTT GAATAATAACATTGAGAACTCTCTTGATAACTACCGGAAAGGCTTTGACATTGTTTATCTA GATGATGCACCAATGTCTGGGGTGGTGAAGTTGGTCTCAGAATTATTTTCATCTGCTAGTGATTAA